The genomic region TTGCAGCTTTACTCATACCAAAATTAGCCTAAATTTGCGCTCGACTAGAGCAAATTTATCCTTGAATTTATTCTCATTCCAACAGTGATTTCACCAGATTTTTGCCTGGTGTACAATAGCTTTTTTCAAGAGATTGAGTAGGATCTACTTACTTGCTACATCAATTGACATTGATGGATGCACATCAGAATATCTCGCAACTAATTGAGAAACTTGTGGGTTGTATAATCGCAGATAATTCCAATAATTACCAAAGACTTGTCGCACGTACCCTTGCGTTTCTCCAAAGGGAATAGATTCGACAAATTCATCGGCATCTTGAGTATTGAAACGCTTTAACCATTTTTCTACGTTGCTCCAACCAGCATTGTAACTCGCGATCGCCAACAATGAATAATTATCAAACCGATTGTGGGTGTAATCCATATACCAGGTTCCTAGTTGAATATTGTCCTGGGGATTTTCTAAATTGTAATTAGACACGTTGATTTTTTCTGCTATATATTGAGCTGTACTAGGCATTACTTGCATTAATCCAACTGCTCCAGCTACAGAACGAATACTTGACTCAAATCGCGATTCTTGACGAATTAAAGCCGTGACTAAAAGCGGATTGAGCTGATTTTGTTGCGCCCAGGCTTGAATTAATGGTAGGTAAGGAAAAGGATAACGCGCTTGCCAATAGCCTAGCTGTTTACTCAAATTTTGATACTCTGCCTTTTCTAAGGGAAGATCTCTATCTTCTAGAGTAGAAATTTCATTAATTCCAATTAAGTTTTGCCCCTTTGCCAAATACATTAAACCATCAGTAAATTGTTCGGCTACGGTTGTTTTTTCGGGATTACTATATTCAACTTGCCATAATGCTAAAGCCTCAGCATCTTGTCCTAATTGATAGAGTTCTTTCAAAGCAGGAGAACCAGCAGGTGGAATAACACGTTGAGGTGATGAAAATTCGGGATTCATCTGACGCACGGTGTTAAAATTACCCACATCTAAACCTAAAAGTGTAGCCGATCGCCAAGCATAATAAGATTGAGGAAACTTGCTCAAAACGGACTCAAAAGCAGTTTTGGCATCTTCATTTTTACCTAATTTTTGCGCCCATTTCCCTACCCAAAAACCTGCTCTGGGTGCGAGAATACTTTCGGGGTTCCGTAGGGGAATAACTTCCGCCCATCTCGTTGCTGCTTGATAATCTTTTTTAGCAGCTTTTTCTTGTGCGACTTGCCAGCGATATTCCGCTGCGGCATCTGAATCGCCATATTTATCTAATAATAATTGTCGGACTTTGGCAGCAGATTGTTTGCTATTCAGGTTGTCGAGTAAATTCGCTTTTGCTACTAGTGCTTCCCCTGCTTGTTTGGGAAAATGATTGACAATTCGATCCAAATAAGCGATCGCTTCTGCTGGTTTGGATATCCGCGCCAATCGCATCAGCGCCATTCCAGATTCTTCTGCGTTGGGATAAGCAGCTACTAGTTGTTTGTAAACAGAAATAGCTTCTGTTTGTTTAGTACTCAATTGCAATCCCCTGCCCCAGCGATAAACATTGCGGGAGGTACGAGGCGATTTGGCGTAGGCGGCAGCAGCTTTACCATATTCTCGATTCTCCCAGTAAGCTTGGGCGACTGTTTGCCAATGTTGGGGTTTGAGTTGCGCCGCCGACTGACTGACTAAGCGATCTAAAACAGGGAGAATTTCCGGCTTCTGGTAGTCATATTGCGCCAAAAGTAACTGCAATCGCGGCTGCTGGGGATTTTGTTGCAGTAGCAAACGGGCAACTTCTAAACTGCGGGGATGGCTGGGAAATAAGGCGATCGCTTCTTGCCAATATTGCGGTTCGTTTTTTCCTAGTACGAACAAGGCTTCTGCTGCTACCGGACTTTTAGAATGGCGCTGGAGTAAGTCTTGCCAAGCGGCTTGAGTTCTTACCTTATTTCCCGTCAAAGAATACGCTTGGGCGCGTTTGAGGGCGATATGAGCCGCTAGTTCGGGATAATCTTTTTCTAAATCTTGCAAAACCGCGCTCGCTTTGTCCCCTTGCCGTTGTATGATAAAGTCGCTCGCTAGAAGGTAACGGGCGCGGCTGCGATCGCGAGAATTAGATTGTTTGGCGATCGCTTGCAATTGTGCTGCTCTCTCGCTGGGAGAAAGAGAAACTAGGGATAAAACTCCCGATTTTGGAATATCTAAGCCGTTTTTTCCTTGCGGTCTCAGCAGAGCAATTCCGTTTTCTCGATAGTTATTGTAGTTAGCAACTATTAGCGGTACGCCCAGTAGAGCAATAAATAAGCATACCCCAGCGGCAAAAGCATAAGATCGTCGCTGCAACATAAAGATTAAGTTTAGTTAACCTGAAATTTAGATTAAATCTCTGCCAATCTAGCATTCCCGCTCGGTAATTGGCTGCTGCGATCGCTTTTAATTTTTCTGAAAAACAGGGAGTCGGGAGTCGGGAGGAGCCAGTCGCTTGCGGGAGGTCGGTGCGTTGCGCTCTTTCCCCCCGTTGTAGCAACCGACCGTAGGGTTTCCCCCGCTCTCGCAACTGGCGTTCGGGAGTCGGGGGAACAAATTAAACAAATTAGCTGTGTGACGTGGAGTTAGAATCACGTTGGCATCAATTACAACTTGACTAAAACCCCAGGTTCTTTTTGGATCGGAACCACATTTAATATATCGGTCTGAGAACAGTATTTTAGATCTTCATGACAGTCTAGGCGTAACAACCGCTTACCGTGACTGGCTTGGTGCATGAGCTGCAATAACTTATCTTGCCATTGACTGAATAGCGCGATCGCGTCGATAACTTCATCGTTACCAGCAATTTCTTCGATTGGTAAGCTAGTCTTCTCCCACAAACTATGGGCGATCGCTCCCGCACAAACTGTATCCTCTAATGAAAAACTGCCTTCCCAACCCGAACCGACAATCCAGACTGTTTCTGGTTGTTTTTCTAATACGTACTTTACTACTGCTGCCCGATTGATCAAAGCTGCTGCCATTACAGTTGGAGCATTCTCGATCTTTTGTAGGGCGCGAGTCCCATTTGTTGTACTAATAAATAATCGTCTACCTTCAACTTTTTCTGGGGTGCAATCGAGGGGAGAATTGCCCATGTCAAAGCCTGCAACTTTTCCCCCGCCTCGTTCTCCTGCCCGCAGTCGTTTTTCTGGCGACCATTTATCGCTGACGTGCATGAGTTGTTCTAGATCGCTAAATACTTGAACGGCTTCGCCACCAGCGGCTAGGACAGTTGCTATGGTAGACGTGGCTCTGAGTACGTCTACGGCGATCGCACAATCTGGGTTGCAGTCTCCAGGTACTAGTTCTGGAGTGTGATAGACGTATAGCTTCACGGGGGAGCGCCCTATAATTTTAAATTTAATTCAAACTTCCGCAATCTTACCAAAGATTGTTTAATAATTATCTTTGATTTTGGTGCTTGCTAAGTTTGAATGAGAAGGGCGATCGCATAACAATTTTTTGCTGCACAAGTGCTAGATCTAGCCTTAGCTTTCAACTACAAGCTGTGATGTCTTTTGTACTATTCAAAAATTTCAATACTTACGATTATAAATTTCTATAGATAGATTGAACTTCAGATAGTTTCGTGCAGCAGATCTATCGGAGGGTGCCAAAGATATTCTTTGAGATTGACTTTTCCGCCTGAGTTGAATTTTACTCCTTCTTGCTCTAGCAGCGATTTTTGCACGTAGTCTGCGCCATGTCGCAGAGGTGAATAGGAGATTTCGCCTTTGGCATTAATTACTCGCTGCCAAGGAATATCGGAGTTTTTATCTACGCGATAAAGAGCATAGCCGACTAGACGAGCTTTACCATAGAGATTTGCTAAGTCTGCTATCTGTCCGTAGGTGGCTACTTTTCCTCTAGGAATTTGGCGCACTATGTTGTAGATGGTATTATAGGTAGACATTTGGCAGTTATCAGTTATCAGTTGTCTGTTATCAGTTAATCCTCACTTAAAAATACTTGACTTAAGCAATTACCAATTATCAATTACCAATTACCAACATCTACTGCGGAAAAATATCAATAATTTGATTCAGGTTCATGGCGTAAAATTCATCGCGGTGTGTTATCCCTGCTAATTCCCACAAAAATACGCCTTTTGCGCCCAATGTAAAAGCCTGTTCTGTCCAGTTTCGATAAATTGGAATTCGTTCTTTTTGTAATACAGTAGCTGGGAGAGGAGAACGATCTGTCTCTGACTGACAGCGACACCAGCCCATTTCTCCTAAATACCAAGGTTTATTACCAAATACAGTAGCGCGAGATTTTATCCATTCTTCTCCCATTTTTACGTAACTTTCGGGAGTCTGGGAACGATCTGGTTGTAGCAAATAATCCCAACCACGGCGATCGCGGAATTGTCTACCACACTCGTTAGGCTGATTAAATTCTACTGCTTCATGGGTATACATGTGGATGCTTCCCATTGTCAAAGTACTATTTGGCGCAAACAGATTAGTTTTTAGATCGATTCCTTCATAATACTGGCTTTCGTTTTTGAGATAATTTAATTGCAAGTCTATAGGAGAATTCAACCAACCCTCTTCACCTGTAGTAATATTAACTTTTGGCAAACTCCTTTTCACAAAACTAGCTTGGCGATTTAACCACTGAGCCACTATTTGATGAGAATATAAATTGTTTTCAATCTTTTGATTCTCCCTACTATAGCGATTCTTGCCCCGTGGTTCGTTCATAATATCGAGAATTGCCACTTGAGAATATTTTTGACAAACTTGAAGTACGGGTTGAATATGAGTTTGAAATAATTTTTCAATTGCTGGAATTGTATAAAAATCCAGGCTGTATTTCAAATAATATTCTTCATCTTTGCGGTTGCAATAAGCGTCAAACCATTCTTCTCGCTCGATTTTGCTTACCCATTCTAAATATCTAAGAATGCCACCGTACTCGATCCAATAGTTAGCCAAAACAGGCACGAGATAAAATTCCATTTCGGCTAATGACTGCATCATTGCGTCTAAAACCTCTAGCACTTGACGATCCATTTGTTGAGCCGTCGTCCACAGCATGGCATCAAAATGAAACGGTCGATTGACTCCCTTTTTTACAGTTTGTCTTTTGTCTGAGGGATAGTTATTACCAGCAAGAAACCGAATTGCATTAATTTTACTGCGATCGCGTAATCTCGCTAATCCCAGTTCGTCTTGCAGGTATTTGCGGATAGTTTGACGTAGATTAGCTTGAGGATTTTCCTTTGCTTTCCGATAGCTTTCTGTCAAAAGATAGAAAGCATTAATCCCATAAAAAGGTTCGGAAACTGCACTGTTAGCAGGCAGTAAATGAGTGGCGATCGCTCCCATCGCTGCATACGATCCAGCTTGAATTAATTGTCTTCTGGTTAGATTCATACGAAAGTCAAAAGTCAAAAGCTAAAAGTTAAAATAATCTAAATTAGAGGATCGTGTTCGCTAGCTTAATTTCATCAGCGTTTGCTCCACCAGACTTAATTTAACTGTTTGCTGCATCAATACGATAAAGTTTTGACTTTTGACTTTCAACTTTTGACTTTCTTCACGGTGATTTTGGTTCTGTAGGGGGCGCAGGTGTCTCTGATTCTGCCTTTTTCCCAGCTCCGAATGTATACCAAATTTGAGCTTCAAAACTGCCACCAAATTCAGTTAGGTTTTTAAAACCACCTACAGACAAAGTTAAATTGTCATTCGCACCCCAACGCATCTGTCCGCCGATTTTGGAAAAATCTTCGTTATCTGATTCTCGCAAGCGATAAATTCCGTAAAATTGCGTTGCGAGGGCGAACCGACGCAAGATATCGACGCTGAGTTCTCCAGTGAGACGCAACTCATCGCTAGACGAGCCGAAATAATCGCGATAGCCGACTTCTACAGTTCCATAACCAAAACGTTGTTTGCCAACTTGAAAACCTCGGCTGATGGGTAAACTCACTTCTACGCCAACATCTTGATTCCCCGCACCGGAGGGATCGTCGTCAGCATCGTAACCTAAAGGCACGATGATGTTGGCTTGTAAGGCTGTTGCCCAGTAGGGATCGCGGTTGAAGCGCCAGCGAATACCAGCTTCTTGAGGTGCAAAGCCTGAATTTTCATCTCCGCCTCTGTCGTCATTTTTCGACCAAGCAAAGGGTGATTTGAAAATAAAGGTCAAATTGTCTTGCAAACCATGTTCTAGATAAAACTGAATTTCTTGTTTGTGAAAAGTGTCGGTATCGAAATTGCTGTAGCTGAGGGAAGTGAAATTAAAGTTTTTTGGTTGAGTAAATCCCCCTGCTAAACTTGGCAATGTTTCTGCGATCGCCCATACTCCGCTGAGTAACACTGTAGCGATCGCTCCTTTGAGGTGCTTTACCCTAAAGCCCATTCTCCCTCCTGTATGACTCCTTTAAAAGTCTTTGCGGCATCTAGGGCATTATAGGGATTATTCTTGTACAAACCGTAGTGCATTAAAGAAAACTTATCTAGTCCCATGTCAGACACCGTTTTTAACCAACTCGGTTGTGCCATGATCGCAAAGTCTCGCGTCACCGTATCGGCACGACCCCCATTGGGATGAAATTCTTTAATTGAAGGCTCGTAGTGCGACACCATCAAGGATTTGCGGTATTTGGAAAAAATTTCGCAACACTGGCGAATTTGTTCGGGGTTGCCTGGGTCGGGACGCTGAATTTCTGGGTTAAATTCCCCTGCTGGTCTGGGTCGCATCGATTGAAAAGCAACACCATCCATTTGCTGCATCATCTGGGCAAAAGGGGGAATCATGCTTCTACCGCTACCCTTGTCAGGAAAATCAAACGTCACAATCCATCCACCCCAACTGGGAGCTACCCAAGCACTAGGCAACTGACGCTTAATAACTGCCCTCGCCTGCAAAAGATTTTGCATCAGTTTTTGGTAGTATTTTTCGGTTTGGGCGTTATACGTATCTGCGGGTACGCGCCAGTAGGAAAATTCAGTTGCTAGCGTCCAGTAGGTTTGTCTGCCTTTAGAATTGGCTTTGCGAATGTATCCAGCCAATTCTTCCAAGTCTTCTAAGTATTGCTGGGAGATGTGATAGTCTCCCGTAGGTAGTTTAGTATCATCTTCCCAGGTAATGACTTGCAAGCTGTAACCAGCAGAAAACCAAGCTGATAGCAACCCTTGACGATGCCAAATTCGCCAGAAACTCAAATCGCCTTGTTTCCCGTTAACACAGTTGAGCCACCCAGTGAGAAAATCGGGCGACCAAGCTTGAACTAATTCTCGCACGGCGGGGTTTGCTTTAATCTCTCCTATGAGTTGAGCCGGATCTGCTCCAACACCAAGATGCCAACGGGTAGCGTTGCCCGCTTGCAATACTGGCTCTTTGCCAGCAAAACGGCGATCGCAAAATGTTAGCAGCATCGAAGTGGCAAACAAACCTTGCAAATATTGACGACGAGAATAGCGGTTCATGGTGGGCTAAGGCGTTGCAGAAGCTTATAGTGTGGGTTGCCAAATACCTCCTGAAAACCTGGCAGTGTAGTTTCAGTTAGTTGAGGCCAATAAGATAAAATCCGGTCTTGCTCGCTACCGCGAGTCTGCGCCCCTGGAATCAAAATATAATCTGTCAGCAAATCTGGCTGTTGTAAAGCCAAGAAAAACTCGTTTTGATAGGGCAAAATGAAGTAGCTAGCATCATTGAGCATGTAAATAACTGGAAAGTTAACTGCATCGTCAAGCAATACCTTTTGACCTGGTAAAAGTTTTTCGTACAACACCTGAGCAATTTGCCTTTGTGCCTGTTTTTGTTGCAGCCATTGTTGTACTGGAATTGTGGTCAAATGTTCTTGACGAGAGATCTGTCGCCAGAAAATAGCTTCTTCTGGTATGACCCGATCTTGTTGTAAGAAAGACACACCGATCGCTAAATTGGCAGCTAAAGCTGCTGTCAGCAAAGAACGCTGCCAGAATTGAGTTGGGGTTTGAAGTTGGACGATCGCTGGTAGAATTCCTAAAAAAACTCCAAAGCGGCTGACCTCTGCCATAAAGGTTCCCTGAAAAAATCCAGCTACTAAAAGCATGACTGGCAATAGTAAAATTGCTGCAAATAACAGCTTTTGTTTCGATTTCCAGATCGTCCAACCCGCGATCGCTAAATATACAGGCACGACTTGTACCAGCCAAGCGAAGCTCTGCCACCAACTATTCAAAAAATCCTCTTGTTGCAAGAAAATTTTAGTTTCTGCCAATCTCATCCCGCTGTAATGGCTGTTGAGAAAATAGTAGGCATCTCCAGTAAACATCCAGTTCATATACAACCACGTCGCAATCAGGACGAGGCTCATGAATAGGGTGACTAAGATTGCCGTTACTTTAAAATCCCAAGCTTCGGTAGGAAATAACAGCAGAACGATTAAGGCGACTGCGGGTAAAATGAGCCAAGCTTCGTAACGCAATAGCATTAGGGGCGCTAATCCCAGTCCTAATAGAACTAAGAGTAAGGTAGTCGGTAGCGATGGTATTTCTTGCCCTTTCGCCAACATCCATAGCACTGCCATCAGCAGCATCAAGAAAATCGTCACGGCAACCCAAACTGGACTTCGCAGTAGCATTAAGCTAAAAGCGGGGTTCAAGACAATTAAGACAGTCCAAACGCTACGCCAAATCGAAGGAACGGCAATGTTGCCCATCTGCCAGACAATTAACCCGACTGCGATCGCCCCTAGCAAGGCTTGCAAGGTAATCGCCGAGCCAACAATCAACGTGGAATAGACCAGTAACGGCGGAAAAATGGACACGATCGCCCGATATCGGGGTTCAGCTCCATTGAGGGCTTGCAGTGCTTTTGCTCCCAGAAACTCTGTGTCGTAGTTAGAAAAGCCACTCATATCTAGCCAAGCCAAAATTAGACCCAGCCCGATCAGAGCGATTGCCCCTGCACTTAGCCCTTTCAAAAGATTAGGCATGTCGGAATTGACCAAAGATAGTTCATTTATTTACGTTAATCGGTCGCGGCTATCTCGCGTCCAATTCATTTGACCGTGCTAATGAAACTATTGGTTCTTGTTGCAACTCGTGCAGCAAGTGCATAGCAGAGAAATACAATCGGAGCGGGCTTCTACTTACCTTGAATTCCCAGCGATTGGATTGGAAATTCTGATGGCAGGACTCAGACCTTCCCTTCTCATGATTCCTCTGTTCGTGCAGGAGGCAGCAGGATCGATCCATCTGCTATTGACTTGCCACCTACTTTTTTCTCGATATACTCGATCTAACTGTTGCCATTTGCTCCAGCCTGCATGTATTAAGTAGTTATGTTTTTTCATATGCTGCACGTTCATGCATATACTCTACGTATATATGGACTCAGGCAAAGCTTCTAACTAGAAATATGACAGAATTTGTTGCCCATATCTTTGAGTCACTGTTTGTATTTATACCATACCCTGAGTAGTTATTTATACTTTACCGAGCGAATATTTGTAGCTTGATATAGGCTAAAGGTGAAGCGATCGCTCGGTCTTAAAACTTGAAAACTGGAAACAAAATCGGAACTATAATTGTCAGTGATGTTTTTACAATCAACCAATTAAAAGTTATATAGCAATCTACCTTGCGATCTCAATCTATGTTGCCTGTTAGATTTTGACAAGCAGGAGTCAGGAGTCAGAAGAATTAATTGAAAACTTTGTTAGACAAACCCACAGATAGACAAACCCACATTTATGCAGACCCATAGCCTACGCTCAGACTATTATGCGTACCCTGTCGTACAGATTCAAGGAAGGCGATCGCTCGGTCGAGGCAAACGCAGTGAGATTGTTATATTTGGGTAGTTGCTTTGACTGCCTATTTATTATTTAATAGCTGAATTGCTTGTTACTCGGTTGCAAACCCATATTGTAAGCCACTTGTCCAACTTATTAAAATTATTTTTATATAACTTTATGTCGATTGAGACAAGCCATTATGAGTAGTGTTTCTTAACTGATAAAACATACAAAAAATCAACAGGCGATCGTGCCAACCGATCGAAAATTAGCGAAAATTAAAAATTTTGTGAGAGATTGTGCGACCGATAGGAGAAAAGTCTTGAATAGGAAAAATAGCCGCACTGCGATCGAATTAGGGCTAAGCGCGATCGCGCCTTTGTGCTTGTGTATGGGAGTTGCTCCTGCCGTGCTAGCCCAATCAGCAGAAGTCATTTCCCTAAAAACGCTCGGTTATAATCGTTCAATCGTCCTGAGCGGAGTAAATCCAGAAGTTGAAATTAGCGTTCCCGCGCCCAGAGGTGGACTTGACCCTAGTAAGAGTTTCATGGAGCTAAAGCTGGAACCCTCATCGGTACTCAATGAGAATTCTTCCGTGCGGTTGCTCGTCTATGGCGAACCGATGAAGGTCGTTTCTGTCAAATCGCTGCTAGCAAATCCGGTTGTCAAACTACCTATACCGTCTCTGCCTCCGGGAGAATCGTATATTAATGTATCGATCCAGCCCTATTTATTCATCACCAACGATACCCGCCGAGACATACCTACAGGTAATCTATTTTTAAAAGTCAATAAAGATAGTTTTTTCCAAATTACGCCACAGTATACCGATAATAGTATTGATGGCTTCTTCAAGTCTTTCTACAAACAAATCGATCTCGTCGTTCCCAACCAGCTGAATCGCGATCGCGCCGAAGTTGCCTTGTGGCTGTACAGCGTCTTAGCCTACCAGTTTCGCGAATATCAAATTCCGATCTTTTGGCGTTGGGGTACAGCTCCTGCTACGCCTGGTTCAGCGCAAGTTGTGTTACACAACGACCCAAACGGTCCTGATGTCGAGCGGCGGGGTTCTGTGTTGCGGGTGCGGGCAAATCCCAGAGCCGTACAGTCTCTAGCCGCAGACTTTTATCAGCCAGCTTTAGTAGGGCGGGGATTGACGCTAGAGAGCGTCGATACCTTTAGACCGAGAACCAATATCCAAAGCCGTTCGTTTCAAGAACTTGGCGTTCGCAACAGCGTCATTCGCATGTCTGCGGGAACGCAATCAATGCCCTTGCAATTCGACTTAGCTCAACTGGGGGGAAGACCGCAAAATTTAGATCTCGTCTTGAATGCCACTTTTACCCCTACCTACGGACAGCAGGGAGAGCGCCTCACCGCGCAAGTTTATCTTAACAATACCTTAATCCAGTCTTACAATCTTCAAGATAAGACCGTTCTGAAAACAACTTTGGCTTTGCCGACTAACCTACTACAGCGGACGAATAATCTAGAAGTGATGTTTGCCTATGCTCCCAACGAAGGAGGTGGGCAAAACAAACCCACGGGTGAAGTGATCGTTCAACTCGATCGGGAATCGTTTTTGAGTTGGAGTGGCTACCAAGGTCCGACGGGGACTTTAAGCGATTTGCCCCATGTGTTTTTGCAACCGGGGCAGTTAGTCATTGATACTTCTAGACCCTCATTACTAGCTGCAACAGCTTATCTGTTGGGAGCGATTAGTCGCTTGGGGCAGCAACCAGTGTTTCCTCAACTAGTAGATGCGGCATCAGTTCAAGATTGGTCGAATTTACCCAAAGATCAACTCGACCGACCCCCAACGTGGAGACTCATGGCGATCGCGCCTCAAACTCACGCTCTCCCAGCACCAGTAAGGCTGAATGAAGGCACGTTTGAAATTTTCAACCCCGTCAATCAAAAGCTGTTACTGCAAGCTCAACCTACAGATCCGTTTGGCATTCTCCAATATTTTAACTATCAAAATACACCGACCCTGTGGTTGAGTTGGTGGGGGCTAGAGCCAGCGATGGCAGAACAGTTAGGACAAGCTTTGGGCGACCCGCGCACTTTGTTAGCCAGCCAATTAGATGGTAACGTCGTCACCGCCACCGACTCGCGACGAGTTCAAATTTGGGATTTGGGCGATCGCACTCTGCAAGTTAACTACCCAGGGGCGAGAAGCTGGCAAATTTTCTGGCAGCGTTACGTCAACCCTTTAATTGTAGTTGGTTTGATCTTGGGGGGATTCGTTGCTTGGCGAATTTATCAGCGCGTCGGGCGATCGCCTGGTGCTACAGCTACAGCCGCTAATCCAGTTGAAAAAGCTAAAAAACTATGAGGGATTTTCAACCCCAAATTGAGGCTAAACTTCTAGAGTCGGGTTGTCTGACCTCGGAACAATTACAAAAGGCGATCGATTTACAAGCAAAAATTTCTTGTTCTTTAGGTAAAGCCTTATGGAGCTTGAATTTTCTGACACAGGCAGAGTTTTTGCACCTGATCGGCACTATTAGCGGACACATCTTACTAACAGATTGGTTAGTCGTCTCTGGCAGCGTCCTAGACTTTAGTATTGCCAAAACTTTTGAGCCAGCGTACTTGCGGGAGTTAGGTTTTTTTCCCTGCGCTTGGCAAGACAGCAATACCCTGGTTGTAGCCGTAGAAGAACCGAATAATATTGCGATTAGGCAAGCGATCCGCAGCCATTGGTCGCAGGTCAAAATCTACGAAGTTCTCGCTACCGAAAACCAAATTTTCAGCTTGGTATTTGAGGAAAACCTGGCTGCGGAACTACTCGACAAGGGTAGATTGACGGTAGCACAATGGCAGGAAGCCCAAGCAATTCAACAGCGTACCGGATCGCCATTGGGAGAAATTCTACCGCGCTTGAATTATTTGCGACCAATTGACTATGTAGAAGTCCTTTCTCTACTAACAGGTTTGAGCATTTTTTCTCGCTTAGCTGGGGCGGGAATTAGGCAAATCGACTTAAAACTCATGCAACGCTTTGACCCGCAAGTGATGATGGGCGATCGCTTCATCCCCTTGGCTTGGGTGAAGCCGCACGCCCTCATGGTTTTGGTACAAGACCCCTTCGATCTGGTTGTAGAAGCTGCGATCTACGCTCAATTTCCCGGGGTGGAACTGGTTAAAGTGTTGGGAACGGAAAACGATATCACGCGAATGCTCGATACCTGTTATCGTCAAGAATTCAGCCGCCGTGCCATTTACCAACTCATGGCGCGATCGCCTAAAGACTCTGCGGCAAGGGTTTTTACCCCCGCTCAAATTGCTGTTGGCTATATCTTATTTGCCATAGTTTTATGGGGTTTGGCATTTGACTGGTGGCATACGCTAGCATTTTTAATCGCCGCCTTGAATATTTTCTTTGGCGGCGCGGTGATGTTCAAATTGATTTTGAGTTTAATTGGAGCCGCCGATCGCACTCACCAAATTACTAAAGTAGAAGTGAATTCGATCGACGAGCAAACTTTGCCAACCTATACTGTTTTAGTCCCAGTTTATAACGAACCAGAGGTGACACCAATTTTAATTGATGCCCTCAGTAAACTCGACTATCCGCATGAAAAGC from Chroococcidiopsis sp. SAG 2025 harbors:
- a CDS encoding transglycosylase SLT domain-containing protein, with amino-acid sequence MLQRRSYAFAAGVCLFIALLGVPLIVANYNNYRENGIALLRPQGKNGLDIPKSGVLSLVSLSPSERAAQLQAIAKQSNSRDRSRARYLLASDFIIQRQGDKASAVLQDLEKDYPELAAHIALKRAQAYSLTGNKVRTQAAWQDLLQRHSKSPVAAEALFVLGKNEPQYWQEAIALFPSHPRSLEVARLLLQQNPQQPRLQLLLAQYDYQKPEILPVLDRLVSQSAAQLKPQHWQTVAQAYWENREYGKAAAAYAKSPRTSRNVYRWGRGLQLSTKQTEAISVYKQLVAAYPNAEESGMALMRLARISKPAEAIAYLDRIVNHFPKQAGEALVAKANLLDNLNSKQSAAKVRQLLLDKYGDSDAAAEYRWQVAQEKAAKKDYQAATRWAEVIPLRNPESILAPRAGFWVGKWAQKLGKNEDAKTAFESVLSKFPQSYYAWRSATLLGLDVGNFNTVRQMNPEFSSPQRVIPPAGSPALKELYQLGQDAEALALWQVEYSNPEKTTVAEQFTDGLMYLAKGQNLIGINEISTLEDRDLPLEKAEYQNLSKQLGYWQARYPFPYLPLIQAWAQQNQLNPLLVTALIRQESRFESSIRSVAGAVGLMQVMPSTAQYIAEKINVSNYNLENPQDNIQLGTWYMDYTHNRFDNYSLLAIASYNAGWSNVEKWLKRFNTQDADEFVESIPFGETQGYVRQVFGNYWNYLRLYNPQVSQLVARYSDVHPSMSIDVASK
- a CDS encoding 2-phosphosulfolactate phosphatase family protein; the protein is MKLYVYHTPELVPGDCNPDCAIAVDVLRATSTIATVLAAGGEAVQVFSDLEQLMHVSDKWSPEKRLRAGERGGGKVAGFDMGNSPLDCTPEKVEGRRLFISTTNGTRALQKIENAPTVMAAALINRAAVVKYVLEKQPETVWIVGSGWEGSFSLEDTVCAGAIAHSLWEKTSLPIEEIAGNDEVIDAIALFSQWQDKLLQLMHQASHGKRLLRLDCHEDLKYCSQTDILNVVPIQKEPGVLVKL
- a CDS encoding MGMT family protein, which produces MSTYNTIYNIVRQIPRGKVATYGQIADLANLYGKARLVGYALYRVDKNSDIPWQRVINAKGEISYSPLRHGADYVQKSLLEQEGVKFNSGGKVNLKEYLWHPPIDLLHETI
- a CDS encoding cellulase family glycosylhydrolase translates to MNLTRRQLIQAGSYAAMGAIATHLLPANSAVSEPFYGINAFYLLTESYRKAKENPQANLRQTIRKYLQDELGLARLRDRSKINAIRFLAGNNYPSDKRQTVKKGVNRPFHFDAMLWTTAQQMDRQVLEVLDAMMQSLAEMEFYLVPVLANYWIEYGGILRYLEWVSKIEREEWFDAYCNRKDEEYYLKYSLDFYTIPAIEKLFQTHIQPVLQVCQKYSQVAILDIMNEPRGKNRYSRENQKIENNLYSHQIVAQWLNRQASFVKRSLPKVNITTGEEGWLNSPIDLQLNYLKNESQYYEGIDLKTNLFAPNSTLTMGSIHMYTHEAVEFNQPNECGRQFRDRRGWDYLLQPDRSQTPESYVKMGEEWIKSRATVFGNKPWYLGEMGWCRCQSETDRSPLPATVLQKERIPIYRNWTEQAFTLGAKGVFLWELAGITHRDEFYAMNLNQIIDIFPQ
- a CDS encoding cellulose biosynthesis cyclic di-GMP-binding regulatory protein BcsB, encoding MNRKNSRTAIELGLSAIAPLCLCMGVAPAVLAQSAEVISLKTLGYNRSIVLSGVNPEVEISVPAPRGGLDPSKSFMELKLEPSSVLNENSSVRLLVYGEPMKVVSVKSLLANPVVKLPIPSLPPGESYINVSIQPYLFITNDTRRDIPTGNLFLKVNKDSFFQITPQYTDNSIDGFFKSFYKQIDLVVPNQLNRDRAEVALWLYSVLAYQFREYQIPIFWRWGTAPATPGSAQVVLHNDPNGPDVERRGSVLRVRANPRAVQSLAADFYQPALVGRGLTLESVDTFRPRTNIQSRSFQELGVRNSVIRMSAGTQSMPLQFDLAQLGGRPQNLDLVLNATFTPTYGQQGERLTAQVYLNNTLIQSYNLQDKTVLKTTLALPTNLLQRTNNLEVMFAYAPNEGGGQNKPTGEVIVQLDRESFLSWSGYQGPTGTLSDLPHVFLQPGQLVIDTSRPSLLAATAYLLGAISRLGQQPVFPQLVDAASVQDWSNLPKDQLDRPPTWRLMAIAPQTHALPAPVRLNEGTFEIFNPVNQKLLLQAQPTDPFGILQYFNYQNTPTLWLSWWGLEPAMAEQLGQALGDPRTLLASQLDGNVVTATDSRRVQIWDLGDRTLQVNYPGARSWQIFWQRYVNPLIVVGLILGGFVAWRIYQRVGRSPGATATAANPVEKAKKL